The stretch of DNA cgcagaatcattattgCGGCCGCACTTTCAAATTATGCAGTCCGCACAACCCCATATGCGGttgcactcaaaaatgtgcggtccgcacttcctcAACCTGCAACATGTTTTGTTCTGAAATTTGTTTGCTTACCTGCACTTAACTAGAACTGACTCTTACTGCTATTTTTTGCAGAATATGGTTAGATCATATGGTTgtggtgatacatcaaaggggaggggtgaaccttctagaGGTAGAGGAAAAATCAccttacccctcgccctccaaaaagTGATCTATAAGAAGGCAACAACAGGCCGAGGTAGACAACCGGAGCCCTCCGAATCAAGTTTATATGCCCCGtttagggaagcatcggagggcgactcagtgcaaaGGCAGCCTGTTGTGCAATCATAACCACAGCTGCCCCAGGACGGATACCGACTGAGAAATGAGCCTACCTGTTATGAGAGTACTTCTGAGGGGTCGGAAGGGAACAATCAGGCTTCAGAGCCTTCATCTACACATGCTCTCCACACACAGGCTACTACAGTGGATGTGGATGAGATCCCAGATGATGGCCGGGGGGGATGGGGAGGGGGAGGAGGGGGGTGATACCAAAGTTGCATGCctggagaggtcaaagaagaaggaagtttgggaagataggtttgtgtGCCTGACTGCACTCAACAAGTTCCGAGAGTGGTGGCcgcagagatcgctcactcttgagtggtagtttgtgttgaaagatctgGATAGATATAACCCAAATGTGTTAAGATAATTTTGGGAAATAAAAGGGTGGAAATGGTTCTCTCAAAGTGTAGCGGATGCAAAAGAGCACTTGGTccgggaattttatgccaatgtagcacacatcaagaaggggaaAAAAGTGACGACAGTGAGGTTTGACCAAACCACCCTGAACACATACCTAAGGTTGGAGGATGTGGAGCCAGTGAAATACTTGGAAAAATTGGCTATGGgcgatgcagctcgcccatggctagctgagcttctggcagctccgggaccaccaccaccatggatcacatcAGGGATTCCAATTCAGTGAAACACCCTGaattttgaggcaaagggatggcaAACGTTTGTGTGTAGCAGAATAGACCCATGTCGGAATGAAACAAATCTACCAATCCCGCGAGCAATGCTAGTCGCCtcgatcatggccgggtacccaatcaatgtgggtacCGTGATATCGGTCAACATGTCCTTGGTTCCAAGGCAAGGTGACacctcctacccatatcccaacactatcactgagTACCTCACAGATGCGGGGGTGGAACCAAGGGATTTTGACACCAAGGTGAAGGAGAAGAAGCCTTTCTCGTGGTATTCGCTGATGGATGGTGGAAACCCAAAGAAGAGGGGTCAACCCTCTACTActgcaggccagtctgatgagcctacCGAGGTAGTTTTTAGGACAGTTGACATGCCATCTACTTCAGCAAATCATTCTGATAGTGCAATAACTATGGCTCCACCTCTTTCTTCAGGTCCTTCAGCATCAGTGCCTTCCACATCGattttgaagccggtgcccatgctCGCTCATTCACTATCTACgttgcgagtctcccaaacactTGCGaacctcaacaactggatgcagacagccactGTCGCGCCCTTTTTTCttgcgaaatcgggtttcgacgtgtgacaactcttttggatGGGAGATAGTGTGTTAAAagaagaagagtcgccacctaatgatttttaaggtgagttagggaacctattatgcagataactctatttgactagtcaacgccaccaaagatcaggtaagggctcaaattatctCAAAGAGAAGATATTAGGCACTCTTCAAGGTCCACAGCTGtcggtcccgaccgaacttaagactatgtggattataattaggcaagatgaTTAAATAATCAAAGAGAATAAAAGGTCAAAGAGTTTCATTATAACACtatgagaattggtacaaatcttaaggactgcaaggatacaactataacggtctatattagatgactaagtgtataaagagaaaaaaaggggtcctaagttttttagcctaaaggatcaccccgtgcaacataaataatacttcacaactccttttagataggatttgctcatattattcagcggtcacagactatcatctcctgctacccgattactatgttgaagttgtttacttagagcattctaattcaattccaGGTCGCGtcatatgcgtgcactacccatcccatgTCTATGGTCTAGGAGGtgttggacctctatttgggtggttctagactttacttaggctgctcaaaatgataaaactaagcgaAATTCAAAATAAATAGGACTTCACTTAGGGAtagttaaaggctcaagttagcctccacacttagacaacaaatgcacgcagaCAGATTTCTACGTTAGGCACtagacagtttcagaattgaggCAAATTAAAGTTATTAAGCTCTATAGATATGGTCTCTAAGTGATTTACTCAATAGGGGGAATGAAAACCATTGGGAATACTCAGAATTACTCGTGTTTGATCCTATTGGCATGCTTTTTAAGCAAGTAGCAGTATTTTATAGCTAGGTTCTAATAGTTGGCAGTTGGAAACTGATTCTGTAACACTtcgtccctataggcatgttttctaggcgaGCGATAGATATAACAGTAGCTGATGAATCAATTAAGAACCTAtggacatgatatctagatgaggaCCAGTGGAGCATAAGCTagtataatcctataggcatgctatctaatgaACATGCTGCCGTTATGCAAATTGAAGGATGGTTATTGGCAtttgtttcctataggcatgctgtctagtgACACATAGCAGTGGACATGGGAATAAATAGAGTATTTAAGCTCATGCTTTGATAGTAAACAAGTTGTGTGAGTATGTGAttcccctaatggcatgatttctactagTGTACATGGAAATTTAGATAACAGATATGGCAGgttggataaaataacaagtaaatcatacgaatcctataggcatgtgtTTCTACCATTTCATTAAAACATTAGAATATAATgtttccccaatttcactaacaccccaattatttattacaaaattattacagaccagatGAGGAatataagtacaaatattacacAAGAAATTATAGTAGGCCCAAAGGAGATACCCAgtattgcctgggccttcaacaaactcCTTCTTCGCAAATAGCATGCCCAGATCCAAACAGGGGACTAGGCCCATCAGCACAGCCCAAAAGTCTTAGAGGAACTCAAGCAAAATCAAACAGTCACACATTGATCATATGACCCAAATATTGAATTACACAGAAATCACTTACACAACCTAGTTTGCAGATTATACAAATAATACGAGGAAAAAAGCTAAATGCCAGAGATAGCTCAAGTTCCAGCAGCAAAGAGAGTAATCAAAGAACCCCAAAtactagtgtgtcagagttcacaagggtctcaaatggaccccgagtagtgctcatactagggaggtcaatagagagagttttggtggccttggctttcagtcagccaagagtgatagattcagaatagtgTAGGTAATAAATGAGAGTGAGAGAACAGTGATCAAGTGATAGAATTTGAAGAGGTGCACTTatattttagaagcatacataGCAAGGGTGATTAAACAAAGAACATACAAGCAAAGAGAATCAACAAAAACTCAAAGGACAGGTTAATATCACAATTTCAAACACTTAGCATATTTGGCAGAAAACATTTGGTAAGAAGAAGGGGAATCGGGTTTTCTGACACTACAAGATTAACATACAAAGGTGCACAAAGCCAAACGAGTCTAAAGTAAAGCACTAACTTAAAGGACTTAAAACCTAGGGGTCCAAATTATGTTGAATATCCATCACAACACCAGAAAGTAGACATGCCAACTTATATCACTAAGACAAAACAATATCAAACATTATAAGGAAACATACGTTAAGATGGCTACTCTAAAGGTCCCAACTAATCAATCACCAGGGGATACAGGATTAGGCAAACCGAAGACATAAAGAGTGACAAAATAGTATGGGAGCAGGTCATAGCTAGAGTGAAGGTCTTAACATAGATTAGGACACATTATAGATACGAGCCAGTCATGACAGGAACCCAGAACAAAGCAGGGAAGCAAACTCATGCCAAGCAGCGAATGAAAATATTCAGGTACCAACACATTAGGCTAGACGAACTTAGGAGAGTCCAAATTATTCAAGTTAAGCATAAACATATCTCAGAACTGGCAGTTTTAGGTAAAATCAAATGCTAAagaagttcatatcacaaaacgAGTTCAATGCCAACAAGGTTGCACATAGACAAACAAAAATAACAAACTCCACAATACTCTGAACGTCAGCAAAGAGCAATAGAACCCAGAATCTTAGTTCGTCAGAGTTCCCAAAGGCTTCAAACGAACCCCGGGCAGTGTtcgcaccaagaaaagttgaaaaaatcgaattccggtggccttggctttcagtcgtcCAAGAACCaaagtatagaacaagagaatgagATAATAATAGAGTGACAACCTTTAACTTTTTTAGTGAATCTCGTGAAAAAGTATGTTTCAAAGGGGAATAGGGAGGGGTTTATATCGTAGTAGAAATCaagcaaacaaacaaggaaacactgtaaaatcgaacataaataaggaaataataacatgcagaatcaaaataatcggattaggagaaaaattaggtaaaccctagttcatgATGGAAAACCAAAAAAATAGTCAAAAATCTCACTGAATCGAACTCGTACGACCTTGCCATGATGCATATAGACGAAATATCGTCCAAATACCGAAGGGTGAAGCTTATCTCCCTTGATTCGGAGATTGATATTTGCCAAAAATGGAgcaagtactatgtaataccATAAAGAAGCAACCGGTAGCGAAGGAACATAAGTATGGTAAGTAAATAACAGTTGAATCCCATTGTTAACGGGACTAGGAGAGGGATTGGTGAAGGGTGGcgattagggttcttcagagaagATGGGGGATTCTACGGATTTCAGGGCGGCGGGTTGGTAAGAAATGGGCGAGGGTTTTAGGTAAGGGGGAATATAAAGAAACAGGTAGGTGTgttatgggccgttgatcatttgagatcaacggccaggatcacAAGGGAGACggggcgggttatttgaaatgggTTCTTCTTGGGTTGaggttaaggggtcgtttggattGGGCTGCTGAAGAGGAGAGTGAGTGGGCTAAGTGTTtcggccaaaattggtccgaAAAGTAGCCTAAAATTGGGCCAGtttttaaataagagattaaggagaaataatttaataaaaatagtTAAAACAAAATGCTATCTATGCAACTTAATACTTTAAAATGATAGTAGAAGATTATAAAAAATGGAGAAACttattttgaccttgaataaaatgacaaatgcaataaagttgtaaaatataggctattatttcAAGGTTGTGCAAATAGCCTAAAATATTAGTataaaaaatgaagtaaaaatatttgaaacaatgtATTAtgcatgaaaataataattttagatgaTTAAGTCACCACAAAATGATttgaatgagtaattaataaatattcaagtaattgaaatgtaagaaaatcaattttaaagctctaaatattatggaaaattatagaaaatgcttgtatagattttaaaactaaataatgatgcgaaatgatattttgaatgtatatatactatttgagaaaatatgagggcaaaattgggtatcaacagctacccctctttacccgagaatgatgaaagagttgtcgtgtaaagaaaatgatgaccagtttggccgaattgagtgaggaatgatgtgatttgaagaatGGAGGCTGAACCccggttcctgagttgcctacatattcctgatgttacgggaatcaggtcgtgtgtagttctggatccaacggtgaatgaaaccgatggagttgttataggaataTTTGCATGTTTTGGAGAGGGTTCTTTTGGGTGTGATAGTATCGGATGAATTTATGTGGAGTCGTGAATGTGAATTGGAAACGTTATGGATGTGTCACAAGGTAGAAATTTGAACGGTCATAGAGTAAAAGGTACGCAATTACTGGTAGTTGGTTACGTTTGAAACAATTGAAGGATGTGAATGTtatgaacggaaaccggagcgcAGATTGCTCCCGTTTGTAGAACGTTTACCTcatggattacctgcaaaactttaAACACGGTGCGTGCGAATATATATATGGTTTATTTCGAAagtttaaacatgatgcaaattccctttggaccatgaatgttgtctttggacggtgaggatgatgtccttagaccatgacgtttTTGTTCCATAAAGCGTATGATTAGGGAtttgcaggccatgaaatggtgtcctcgatccatgaggatggtgcctttggactatgacgcctttgaataatgatgtgcaattttgagagatcctcaggacatggaatggtgtctctcggctatgaggatgatgccttcggactatgacgcctttggacaaaatggagatgtttcagcccatgaaatacAAAGATATGATGCCTGGTCATATGCGAGGATGAGACAAGATaaggcttagtcttgtgtgaTATGAGGACGGCACTTAGTCCTAGGTGACCAAAGAGATAGTGCTAGGTCTTAGGTAGCGTAGTGGAGATAGTATTTAGTCTCacgcaaagaaaggcaatgcttagccttatgcaattagtgaggtagtgcttagcctcattcaaGAAACGGAtacaatgcctagtctcatgcagggaaaggtagtgcttagccttatgcaattagggaggtagtgcttagcctcatgcaagaagaggagacaatgcttagtctcatgcagggaaaggcagtgcttagcctcatgcaattagggaggcaatgcttatcctcatgcaagaagaggagacaatgcttagtctcatgcaaagaggagagacaatgcttagtctcatacaaggaaaggcaatgcttagccttatgtaattagggaggcagtgcttaacctcatgcaagaagaggagacaatgcttagtctcatgcaaagaaaggcagtgcttagccttacacAATtaagaaggcaatgcttagccttatgcaagaaatggagacaatgcttagtctcatgctgagaaaggcagtgcttagccttatgcaattagggaggcagtgcttagccttatgcaagaagaggagacaatgtttagtctcatgcagggaaaggcggtgcttagcctcatgcaattagggaggcaatgcttagcctcatgcaagaagaggagacaatgcttagtgtcatgcaaagaaaggtagtgcttagccttacgcAAGAAAAGCAATGATCAGCTGCGAGAGAGTAAAGTATTTCTTGGCTTGATGCGTTTGCGTTTGGCAACTTGTCATCACGGAGGTAGTGATTTTGCTGTGCGTATGTATTTGCGAATATTACTGTTGTGTCTATCGTACCTGCATtcaaaggaaaattgtgagttttgcggGGGACGATTGGTTCTTACCCTTGATTCCTTGATTCGACTTTACTCATGTCTCGAGATCCtatttgagttaccctgggtaacgtctggctgtcatagaaacaaagtttttgaaaaaatatgcgtgcatttgacaaattatttgtgaaaatataattatttgaaatgtagtacgtgatatcaaataatttagatgaaccggtgactgtgacacatttcagagacattgcaacctccttgccttagaattttgagggctCCCTTCAAAAttttgccccagtttaaatgcaataATTTTAGCCGTTCCACATATGACGAAGTTGACTAAACTTGCGATCTTGCCCCTAGTTTCTGACCAtgggaaaatgaagattttattaagatgcgACCGAACACATatggctgcctacatatcccttcTTAAataggaatcaggtcaagcgtagttcagttacatcaagtgaagaaatgtaaacaatcctaaacatactatctcttgattgcatctgagttgataggtcTTGGCCAAATCTCTTCGTCCATTCCtacaagtatgagtgctcctcgtgttaatactcgatgaaccatgtagggaccttgccagttgggtgagaacttccctttggcttcatcctgatgtgggaagatccgtTTTAGCACCAACTGtcccggtgtgaattgccttggtctgacctttttgttgaaagatcTTGTCATTttgttctggtagagttgaccgtgacatactgcattcattctctttccatcaatgagagccagttgttcataGCGGATCTGTACCCATTCTGCATTGCTGAGCTCGACTTCCTGTATAATTCTCAaagaagggatttctacttcggcAGGAATAACTGCTTTagtgccataaaccaataggtaaggagttgccccagttgatgtgcgaaccgtggtatGATACCCGATCAGAGAAAATAgcaacttctcgtgccattgcttgtaattatctaccattttccttAATATATTCTTGATGTTCGTGTTGGCGGCCTCTATAACTCCATTCATTTACGGCATGTATGCCGTGGAATtattatgcttgatcttgaaagtttcacacatggccttcattaggtcactgttgagattggcggcattgccGGTGATGATTGACTTTGGAATTCTGAACCGATAAACAATGCGATCCCGAACAAAATCTGCGACGACCTTCTTCATTACAGATTTATAAGAtgcgacttcaacccattttgtgaagtagtctatggccactagaatgaatctatgcccattcgAAGCGGCATGCTCGATCAGACctatgacatccataccccaagccgagaaaggccaaggtgaacttgttgcattgagttcttTGGGTGGTACTCGTATCATGTCAGAATGTATCTAGCATTGGTGGCACTTCTGAACATACTTGATGCACTCTGTtttcatagtcatccagaaataccccgCTCTTAGTATTTGTTTGGCTAAggtgaaaccattcatgtgtggtccgcaggttccgacatgtatttcctcgagcaatctggaagctttcttggcatcgacacaccgcAATAATCCTAAGTCAGGAgttcttctatacagaattcctctgctttgaaagaaatggttggctaatCTTCGAAGCGTGCACTTCTGAGTATGGGTAGAGTGCTCTGGATAttctccttttgccaaatattccttgatgtcgtggaaccacggATTTCCATCGCTcacttcttcaacatgagcacaataagctgactgtttatgaattcctattgggacagGATCGATAgagttcttgtctgggtgttgtatcatggaagatagagtggccaatgcatctgcgaactcattttgaattctcggaacatgtttgaattctatctttgtgaaccttttGATTAGATCTTGTACACAATGCAAATATGGCAAGATTTTGGTGTTCTTTgtggcccattctcctagaacctgatgcACCAAAAGATCAGAATCTCTaattaccagcaactcctgaatATTCATGTCAATATCCAACCGGAGTCCCAAGATGTAGgcttcatattctgccatattgttggtgcatggaaaCCTGAATTTTGCGGATACCATATAGTGTTGGCTGGTCTCTGATACCAAGACATCTCTAATACCTACTTCTTTGAAGTTTGCTTCTCCATCAAAGAACATTCTCAAACCATCATATGCTTTGGTGATATCTTCTCCCACGAACGACACctcctcatcgggaaaatacgttttcaatggttcgttTTCTCTGTCTACgggattttctgccagatgatctgccaatgcttgccctttgatcGCCTTTTGAGATACacagatgatgtcgaactcactcagtaatatttgccactttgctagcttacccgtaggcatgggtttcttaaagatgtattttagcgggtccatccttgatatgagatatatagTGTATGCAtagaaataatgcctcaacttctgagttgtccatgtcaaagcacagtaGGTACGTTCCAGCAAAGAGTACCaagcttcgtagggtgtgaatttcttgctcagataatatatcgcctgctcGTTTCTTCCAgtctcatcatgttgtcccagaaCGCAGCCAAAATCTCCATCCAATACGGACAAATAAAGCAACAGGAGTCTtcctggttctggtgggaccaaaacgggtggtttagataaatactccttgattttgtcgaaggcttactggcattcttcagtccagcttgttgcagcatctttcctcagcatcctaaagatcggctcacatatcacggttgattgtgctatgaagcgactGATGTAATTAAGATGCCCTAAaaagctcatcacatctttcttattcttcggaGGTGACAAGTCTTGGATTACTTTGActtttgatgggtctaactcaattcctctgcgactgacgatgaatcctaataaTTTCCCGGCAGGGACTTCGAAAGCACACTTTGTAGTATTCAGTTTCAGGTTATATTTTtgaagccgatcaaagaatttcctcagatCCGCTATGTGATCCGTactccttttggatttgatgataacgtcatccacgtacacttCTATCTCTtagtgtatcatgtcatggaaaatagttgccatggctctcatgtaggtgGCTCCGCCGTTCTTCagaccaaatggcatcattttataataatatattccCCATGGCGTGATGAAGGCTGTCTTTTCAGTATCCTCCCCATCCATCTAGATCTGATGGTACCCCGTGAAggaatccacaaaggattggagttcatgtttAGCACAGTTGTCAATCAATATGTGTATATTAGGCAACGAGAAATCatatttgggacttgctctgtttagatcTCGGTAGTCAAcacatactctgactttcccatctttcttcggaatTGGCATGATattggccaaccaagtcgggtACTCGAACACTataagaaccttggctttgatctgcttggtgacctcctcttttatcgtCAAACTCATGTCCGACTTGAATTTTctaagcttctgctttaccggtggatATGTAGGATTAGTGGGtaacttgtgagctactatggatgttaTCAAACCTGTCATATCATcgttagaccatacaaagatatcTTCATATTC from Nicotiana tomentosiformis chromosome 11, ASM39032v3, whole genome shotgun sequence encodes:
- the LOC138900998 gene encoding uncharacterized protein — translated: MNGVIEAANTNIKNILRKMVDNYKQWHEKLLFSLIGYHTTVRTSTGATPYLLVYGTKAVIPAEVEIPSLRIIQEVELSNAEWVQIRYEQLALIDGKRMNAVCHGQLYQNKMTRSFNKKVRPRQFTPGQLVLKRIFPHQDEAKGKFSPNWQGPYMVHRVLTRGALILVGMDEEIWPRPINSDAIKR
- the LOC138900999 gene encoding uncharacterized protein, with the protein product MDPLKYIFKKPMPTGKLAKWQILLSEFDIICVSQKAIKGQALADHLAENPVDRENEPLKTYFPDEEVSFVGEDITKAYDGLRMFFDGEANFKEVGIRDVLVSETSQHYMVSAKFRFPCTNNMAEYEAYILGLRLDIDMNIQELLVIRDSDLLVHQVLGEWATKNTKILPYLHCVQDLIKRFTKIEFKHVPRIQNEFADALATLSSMIQHPDKNSIDPVPIGIHKQSAYCAHVEEVSDGNPWFHDIKEYLAKGEYPEHSTHTQKCTLRRLANHFFQSRGILYRRTPDLGLLRCVDAKKASRLLEEIHVGTCGPHMNGFTLAKQILRAGYFWMTMKTECIKYVQKCHQC